Proteins encoded together in one Pseudoroseomonas cervicalis window:
- the purM gene encoding phosphoribosylformylglycinamidine cyclo-ligase has product MTSLTYRDAGVDIETGDALVDAIKPLARSTDRSGTMGSLGGFGALFDLKAAGYTDPVLVSSTDGVGTKLRLAIDTAMHDAVGVDLVAMCVNDLVVQGAEPLFFLDYFATGKLQLEQARAVIAGIAEGCRQAGCALVGGETAEMPGMYAKDDYDLAGFSVGAAERDGLLPRPDVGAGDVVLGLASSGVHSNGFSLVRRILAATNQGVATPAPFAPGQSIGHALLTPTRIYVKSLLAAHRAGLVKAAAHITGGGLPGNLPRVLPKGSVAVLDAKAWTLPPVFAWLARAGNVTPEEMLRVFNCGIGMCVVVRAEDADAATALLQQHGETVFRIGRIEAGAEGEAAEVKVENLSSGWPAA; this is encoded by the coding sequence ATGACCAGTCTGACCTACCGGGACGCCGGTGTTGATATCGAAACCGGCGACGCCCTCGTGGACGCCATCAAGCCATTGGCGCGCTCGACCGACCGGTCCGGGACCATGGGGTCCCTGGGCGGCTTCGGCGCGCTGTTCGACCTGAAGGCGGCCGGCTACACCGACCCCGTCCTTGTCTCCTCGACCGATGGCGTCGGCACCAAGCTGCGGCTTGCCATCGATACTGCCATGCATGACGCCGTGGGCGTCGACCTGGTTGCCATGTGCGTGAACGACCTGGTGGTGCAGGGCGCCGAGCCGCTGTTCTTCCTGGACTATTTCGCCACCGGCAAGCTGCAGCTGGAGCAGGCGCGCGCCGTCATCGCCGGCATCGCCGAGGGCTGCCGCCAGGCTGGCTGCGCCCTCGTCGGCGGCGAGACGGCCGAGATGCCGGGCATGTATGCCAAGGATGATTACGACCTGGCCGGCTTCTCGGTCGGCGCCGCCGAGCGCGACGGGCTGCTGCCGCGCCCGGATGTCGGCGCTGGCGATGTGGTGCTGGGCCTCGCCTCCTCGGGCGTGCATTCCAACGGCTTCTCGCTGGTCCGCCGCATCCTGGCCGCGACCAATCAGGGCGTCGCGACGCCGGCGCCCTTCGCGCCTGGGCAGAGCATCGGCCATGCGCTGCTGACGCCGACCCGGATCTATGTGAAGTCGCTGCTGGCGGCGCACCGCGCGGGTCTGGTCAAGGCGGCCGCCCACATCACCGGCGGCGGCCTGCCCGGCAACCTGCCGCGCGTGCTGCCCAAGGGCAGCGTCGCGGTGCTGGACGCCAAGGCCTGGACCCTGCCGCCGGTCTTCGCCTGGCTGGCGCGCGCCGGCAATGTGACGCCGGAGGAGATGCTGCGCGTCTTCAATTGCGGCATCGGCATGTGCGTGGTGGTGCGGGCCGAGGATGCCGACGCCGCCACCGCCCTGCTGCAGCAGCATGGCGAGACGGTGTTCCGCATCGGCCGCATCGAGGCCGGCGCCGAGGGTGAAGCGGCCGAGGTGAAGGTGGAGAACCTTTCTTCCGGTTGGCCCGCCGCATGA
- a CDS encoding CDP-alcohol phosphatidyltransferase family protein — protein MTAGALTLPNLITLARLCAVPATLWLILHGRLDIAFFVFAGAGISDALDGWLARRQGSQSRLGALLDPVADKALLVCTYIGLAWAGVLPDWLALLVVFRDVLIMGGVALLALLGAAPRIQPLRISKANTVAQILLASLALLLAGFRINAPLLLEGLILLATATTIASGLAYLLPRLAGEGR, from the coding sequence GTGACCGCCGGTGCCCTGACCCTGCCGAACCTGATCACGCTGGCACGGCTCTGCGCCGTGCCGGCGACGCTGTGGCTGATCCTGCATGGGCGGCTCGACATCGCCTTCTTCGTCTTCGCCGGCGCCGGCATCTCCGACGCGCTGGATGGCTGGCTGGCGCGCCGCCAAGGCAGCCAGTCGCGCCTCGGCGCGCTGCTCGACCCGGTGGCGGACAAGGCGCTGCTGGTCTGCACCTATATCGGCCTGGCCTGGGCCGGGGTGCTGCCGGACTGGCTGGCGCTGCTGGTGGTGTTCCGCGACGTGCTGATCATGGGCGGCGTGGCGCTGCTGGCGCTGCTGGGCGCGGCCCCGCGCATCCAGCCCCTGCGCATTTCCAAGGCCAACACCGTGGCGCAGATCCTGCTGGCCTCGCTGGCGCTGCTGCTGGCAGGGTTCCGGATCAATGCCCCGCTGCTGCTGGAAGGCCTGATCCTGCTCGCCACCGCCACCACCATCGCTTCCGGCCTCGCCTATCTCCTGCCGCGCCTGGCGGGGGAGGGGCGATGA